The following proteins are co-located in the Parafannyhessea umbonata genome:
- the yqeB gene encoding selenium-dependent molybdenum cofactor biosynthesis protein YqeB, which yields MLVVIRGAGDLASGIAVRLHRSGADVVMLDVAVPTAVRRTVSFSEAIRLGEATVEDVHGVLCADADEAARVAASGTIAVLVDPDGASIACLRPECVVDAIIAKRNLGTTRDMAPVVIGVGPGFRAGMAAGCDCHAAIETKRGHYLGRVIYDGSPIPNTGVPGNIGGYARERVLHAPADGAFEPVLKIGDVVKKGDLVATVAGEPLLATIPGVLRGLLQEGCPVTRGMKSGDIDPRCAPGHCNTCSDKARAIGGGVLEALLHFSHRLEG from the coding sequence ATGCTGGTAGTGATACGCGGCGCGGGAGACCTTGCCTCTGGCATTGCCGTGAGGCTGCACCGCAGCGGCGCGGACGTGGTGATGCTGGACGTGGCCGTGCCCACGGCCGTGCGGCGCACCGTGAGCTTTAGCGAGGCCATCCGCCTGGGCGAGGCCACGGTGGAGGACGTGCACGGCGTGCTGTGCGCGGACGCGGACGAGGCGGCTCGCGTGGCCGCCTCGGGAACGATTGCCGTGCTCGTGGATCCGGACGGCGCCTCGATCGCGTGCCTGCGCCCCGAGTGCGTGGTGGACGCGATCATCGCGAAGCGCAACCTTGGCACCACGCGCGACATGGCGCCCGTGGTGATTGGCGTGGGGCCGGGATTTAGGGCCGGGATGGCGGCCGGCTGCGACTGCCACGCCGCGATAGAGACGAAGCGCGGCCACTACCTGGGGCGCGTGATATACGACGGGTCTCCCATCCCCAACACCGGCGTGCCGGGAAACATTGGCGGCTACGCGCGCGAGCGCGTGCTGCACGCGCCGGCGGACGGCGCGTTCGAGCCGGTGCTGAAGATCGGCGACGTGGTGAAGAAGGGCGACCTGGTGGCAACCGTCGCGGGCGAGCCACTTCTGGCCACGATTCCGGGCGTGCTCCGCGGGCTTCTGCAGGAGGGCTGCCCCGTGACGCGCGGCATGAAGTCCGGCGACATCGACCCGCGCTGTGCGCCGGGCCACTGCAACACGTGCTCAGACAAGGCGCGCGCGATTGGCGGCGGCGTGCTGGAGGCGCTGCTGCACTTCTCGCACAGGCTTGAGGGCTAG
- a CDS encoding GntR family transcriptional regulator, giving the protein MGTTATPLYQQIYDDLKAAIKGGTYKNGDRIPSEAELSQSYGVSRITVRRAIEDLCSDGFLVKMQGRGTFVGTRHISRQLSRTRDISTFTRMCQEIGARPGARVIDRQITPGRPDELEFFGLAEGALMLLVRRVRSADGLPVCDERVILPYEWAPDLLTEPLEDASMFDAIERMLERRPDHHTAWTINAVKATTEQAQLLEVSAGDPLIYSVADYVGADEKPVCIGRDYFVGGRYEIDL; this is encoded by the coding sequence ATGGGCACTACGGCGACGCCGCTCTACCAGCAGATATACGACGACCTAAAAGCAGCCATCAAAGGTGGCACGTACAAGAACGGCGACAGGATCCCCTCCGAGGCGGAACTGAGCCAGAGCTACGGGGTGAGTCGCATCACCGTGCGCCGCGCGATAGAGGACCTGTGCTCGGACGGCTTCCTGGTGAAGATGCAGGGGCGTGGCACGTTCGTGGGCACGCGCCACATTAGCCGGCAGCTGTCTCGCACGCGGGACATCAGTACCTTTACGCGCATGTGCCAGGAGATAGGCGCGCGTCCGGGCGCGCGCGTGATAGACCGCCAGATAACGCCCGGCAGGCCTGACGAGCTGGAGTTCTTTGGGCTGGCGGAAGGCGCGCTCATGCTTTTGGTGCGCCGCGTGAGGTCTGCGGACGGCCTGCCAGTGTGCGACGAGCGCGTGATCCTGCCGTACGAATGGGCGCCGGACCTGCTGACGGAGCCGCTGGAGGACGCGTCCATGTTCGACGCGATCGAGCGCATGCTGGAGCGCCGACCGGACCACCATACTGCATGGACCATCAACGCCGTGAAGGCCACGACGGAGCAGGCGCAGCTGCTGGAAGTGAGCGCGGGAGACCCGCTCATCTACAGCGTGGCGGACTACGTGGGCGCGGACGAGAAGCCCGTGTGCATAGGCCGCGACTACTTTGTGGGTGGAAGGTACGAGATAGACCTCTAG